The following are from one region of the Nitrospinota bacterium genome:
- a CDS encoding helix-turn-helix domain-containing protein, whose protein sequence is MKTGNVIATGVRKGAVKESARGREGEKALSSAPEAAEKGMAAAPADTPAPKFLTVLQVARRWGVSESTVRRLIEEGALTGIQLRHARRLSLASVVAHEARARF, encoded by the coding sequence TGTTATTGCAACTGGTGTCCGGAAGGGGGCGGTCAAGGAATCGGCGCGGGGGAGGGAGGGGGAAAAGGCTCTCTCTTCAGCGCCGGAAGCAGCCGAAAAGGGGATGGCCGCCGCTCCCGCCGATACCCCGGCTCCAAAATTCCTTACGGTGTTACAGGTGGCGCGGCGGTGGGGGGTATCCGAATCGACCGTGCGCCGCCTCATCGAAGAGGGGGCGTTAACCGGCATACAGTTGCGCCACGCCCGCAGGCTGTCACTGGCCTCGGTGGTGGCGCATGAGGCGCGCGCCAGATTTTAA